The sequence GCTCCAGCGTGTTGAGGCCGTGCGAGTCGCCGATGAAGGCCTGTACCGGCGCGAGGATGGCGATCAGCCCGATCGCCATACGCATCATGGTGCGCCCGTCCTCCGGGTAGCGCCCGGCATAGACGTAGCGGGCGCCGACCGCGAGCACGACGAAGGCGGTGGTGAGGTAGCAGGCCGTCACCATATGGGCGAAGCGATAGGGGAAGCTCGGGTTGAAGATGACGGTGAGCCAGTCGGTCGGGTGGGCGATGCCGTCGATCAGCTCATAGCCCGCCGGGGTCTGCATCCAGCTGTTGGCGGCGAGGATCCAGAAGGCCGACAGCGAGGTGCCGGCCGCCACCATCACGCAGGCGAAGACGTGCAGGCCGCGCGGCACCCGGTTCCAGCCGAAGAGCATGATGCCGAGGAAGGTCGCCTCCAGGAAGAAGGCAGTCAGCACCTCGTAGCCGATCAGCGGCCCGATCACGTTGCCGCCGACATGGGCGAAGCGGCTCCAGTTGGTGCCGAACTGGTAGGACAGCACGATGCCGGACACCACGCCCATGGCGAAGGAGACGGCGAAGATCTTGGTGAAGAAGCGCGCGATGCGGTGATAGCGCTCGTGCCCGGTGGCGATCCACAGCACTTCCAGCGTCGCGATATAGGCCGCGAGCCCGATGGTGAAGCTCGGGAAAATGACGTGGAAGGACACGGTGAAGGCGAACTGGATGCGCGCCAGTAGGATCGGGTCGAATTCCATCGCTCTCCCCTCTGCCGTCACCGCCGGCGAGGGGTGACGTGGCGTAGCCTATGCCGGGCAGGGCCAGTATGGAACGGTTCAATTGGTCCTATGCGACATGACGACCGCTCGCGGCATCGCGTCAGGGACGCGGCGGCAGACCGGCGAGCTTGGCCTCGATGGCGAGCATGTCGCGCCAGGCCATGCGCTTGCCGAGCGGCGTGCGCAGCAGATAGGCCGGGTGGAAGGTGGCGAGCGCGGGGATGACGCGGCTGCCGGTGTCGTAGTCCGAC comes from Ancylobacter sp. TS-1 and encodes:
- a CDS encoding cytochrome ubiquinol oxidase subunit I, with protein sequence MEFDPILLARIQFAFTVSFHVIFPSFTIGLAAYIATLEVLWIATGHERYHRIARFFTKIFAVSFAMGVVSGIVLSYQFGTNWSRFAHVGGNVIGPLIGYEVLTAFFLEATFLGIMLFGWNRVPRGLHVFACVMVAAGTSLSAFWILAANSWMQTPAGYELIDGIAHPTDWLTVIFNPSFPYRFAHMVTACYLTTAFVVLAVGARYVYAGRYPEDGRTMMRMAIGLIAILAPVQAFIGDSHGLNTLEHQPAKIAAIEAHWGSSEDIGGSVPLVLFAIPNEETETNDYQIEIPYLGSLILTHSLDGKIKGLKEFAREDRPPVAIPFFAFRIMVGLGLLMIAVGWLGAFLLWRRRLFETDWYLAPLQHIWPIGFVTILAGWFVTEVGRQPYVIYGVLRTEDAISPVAGWALATSLALFVLVYAVVFSGGIYYINRLIAKGPEGAALDPPEGVPNRPLASAHKATRAAINAREE